A genome region from Panthera leo isolate Ple1 chromosome A2, P.leo_Ple1_pat1.1, whole genome shotgun sequence includes the following:
- the ODAD3 gene encoding outer dynein arm-docking complex subunit 3 isoform X2 gives MTSPLCWGASTNVLHAQDQASTSSKVKRSPTRAKHRHPQGKGAAHAWLPLLSKAGPLYTGGGTSTVNAQVAELQKKIQVLEGDRKAFYESTQWTIKKNQKTIAQLHEETRTLRLHLADLLQGDEKMVQALIREWKSEKPYLKNRTGQALEYLEHQLREKVKQLDALRHQVGLQQKLLDELCLQYSLRELERAEARSGNTEVAKTLRNLENRLEKARMKAEEAEHITRVYLQLKAHLQEESLHLENRLKFMEAEVVKTKRQLEELQVVDQEASKARDMAKYQLQRLEESVFRERKKRECHISECKKRAEERKLQNQRLERKTQREHVLLQSEDLTQERLRAKEETLKQRWSMYQMEVLFGKVKDAAGVADTHAVVRRFLAQGDTFTHLEALKSKNKQRLLTLKQEKQRLQQEFEGLKYSGEATLVSEQKLQAELQERLEAEEQRRTEAQDKLEHTIQSMQMTREGLEHLAGKMKRISVDAGRFARKVLDPKADDYLPALLGVVEEKLLKLQAQLESQDVAAMLHHLANREFYSILEGRLPRYNTRIALPLASRKDKFFDDDESEDEESNVAARAALKFRSQKLIESRSKKRSRSRKS, from the exons ATGACGTCTCCCCTGTGCTGGGGTGCGTCAACCAACGTCCTGCATGCTCAGGACCAGGCTTCGACCTCCTCCAAAGTCAAGAGAAGTCCGACTCGGGCCAAGCACCGCCACCCCCAAGGCAAGGGCGCTGCCCACGCCTGGCTCCCACTCCTTTCCAAGGCGGGACCCCTCTACACCGGCGGGGGGACGTCCACTGTGAACGCGCAGGTGGCAGAGTTACAAAAGAAGATACAAGTGTTAG AGGGTGACCGGAAGGCCTTTTATGAGAGCACCCAGTGGACCATCAAGAAAAATCAGAAGACCATCGCCCAGCTCCACGAGGAGACCAGGACGCTGCGCCTGCATTTGGCGGACCTGCTCCAG GGAGATGAGAAAATGGTCCAGGCATTGATTCGGGAGTGGAAGTCAGAGAAGCCATACCTGAAGAACAGGACAGGCCAG gcCCTGGAGTACCTGGAGCACCAGCTGAGAGAGAAGGTGAAGCAGCTGGACGCCCTGCGGCACCAGGTGGGTTTGCAGCAGAAGTTGCTGGATGAGCTCTGTCTGCAGTACAGCCTACGCGAGCTGGAGCGGGCAGAGGCGCGAAGTGGCAACACGGAGGTGGCCAAG ACCTTGCGGAACCTGGAGAACCGCCTGGAGAAGGCCCGGATGAAGGCGGAAGAGGCCGAACACATCACCAGAGTATACCTGCAGCTCAAGGCCCATCTCCAG gaggaGAGCCTTCACTTGGAAAACCGGCTGAAATTCATGGAGGCCGAGGTGGTGAAGACAAAACGTCAACTAGAAGAACTGCAGGTGGTGGACCAGGAGGCGTCCAAAGCCCGGGACATGGCCAAG TATCAGCTGCAGCGTTTGGAGGAGTCCGTGTTCCGAGAGCGCAAGAAGCGTGAGTGCCACATATCCGAGTGCAAGAAGCGCGCGGAGGAGAGGAAGCTGCAGAACCAACGCTTGGAGCGCAAG ACCCAGCGCGAGCACGTGCTGCTGCAGTCCGAAGATCTGACCCAGGAAAGACTGCGCGCCAAGGAGGAGACGCTGAAGCAGCGCTGGAGCATGTACCAGATGGAGGTGCTTTTCGGCAAGGTCAAGGACGCCGCCGGCGTGGCCGATACCCAC GCGGTGGTGAGGCGGTTCCTGGCACAGGGCGACACCTTCACGCATTTGGAGGCGCTCAAGAGCAAGAACAAGCAGAGGCTGCTGACGCTGAAGCAAGAGAAGCAGCGGTTGCAGCAAGAGTTCGAAGGCCTTAAGTACTCGGGGGAGGCCACGCTGGTGAG CGAGCAGAAGCTGCAGGCTGAGTTGCAGGAGCGCCTGGAGGCTGAAGAGCAGCGGCGCACCGAGGCCCAGGATAAGCTGGAacacacaattcagtccatgCAGATGACCAGGGAAGGCCTTGAACACCTGGCGGGCAAAATGAAACGCATCTCCGTG GACGCCGGCAGGTTCGCCAGAAAGGTGCTGGATCCCAAGGCAGATGACTATCTGCCAGCCCTGCTGGGCGTCGTGGAAGAAAAGCTGCTGAAGTTGCAGGCGCAACTCGAGAGCCAGGACGTTGCCGCGATGCTGCACCACCTCGCCAACCGCGAG ttcTACTCCATCCTGGAGGGAAGGCTGCCCCGGTACAACACCCGCATCGCTCTGCCCCTTGCCAGTCGCAAGGACAAGTTCTTCG ATGATGATGAGAGTGAGGATGAAGAGAGCAACGTGGCGGCCCGTGCGGCGCTGAAGTTCCGTTCCCAGAAATTAATTGAATCCCGCAGCAAGAAGCGCAGTCGTTCGAGGAAGTCCTAG
- the RGL3 gene encoding ral guanine nucleotide dissociation stimulator-like 3, giving the protein MDRTAGKDLALAPLQDWGEETEEGAVFSVSLRRQLSQRSSPREGPGGSQASSPAADAFLHYRTTKVRALRAARLERLVGELVSGDHEQDPGFVPAFLATHRAFVSTARVLGLLLPPPPPPLPPGTEIKKTEAGGLPVNKNLRAVVSVLGSWLRDHPQDFRAPPAHSDLGSVCTFLGWAAPAGREAREAEKLLGDFLEEDERKQEDEEQPEAWTVPPGATQTPRPDSPEGCWEEEEAVAREGPELLDFSVDEVAEQLTLMDVELFSRVRPCECLGSVWSQRDRPGAAGTAPTVRATVTQFNMVIGCVLGSVLGAQGLAAPQRAQRLEKWIRIAQRCRELRNFSSLRAILSALQSNPIYRLKRSWGAVSRERLSTFRKLSQIFSDENNHLSSREILSQEEATEGPQEEDPLPGSLPPKLPPGPVPYLGTFLTDLVMLDTALPDMLEGDLINFEKRRKEWEILAHIQQLQKRCRNYCLSPHTPILVALRAQRQLSEEQSYHVSRVIEPPAASCPSSPRIRRRLSLTKRLSAKLSREKGSSPGGSPGDPSSPASSLSPGSPPSSPRTRDPPPGSPPASPGPQSPTTKLPLSPDLAGPRPLALPLSSSHISLPGQQGSEARVIRVSIDNDHGNLYRSILLTSQDKAPSVVQRALQKHNVAEPWARDYQLFQVLPGDRELPIPDNANVFYAMSPAAPRDFVLRRKEGARHTPTISST; this is encoded by the exons ATGGATCGGACAGCGGGCAAGGACCTCGCCCTG GCGCCGCTGCAGGACTGGGGCGAGGAGACCGAGGAAGGAGCGGTGTTCAGCGTGTCCTTACGTCGGCAGCTCAGTCAGCGCTCGAGCCCGAGGGAAGGGCCTGGGGGCAGCCAG GCCTCCAGCCCCGCTGCGGACGCCTTCCTCCATTACCGCACGACCAAGGTGCGGGCGCTGAGGGCCGCGAGGCTGGAGCGGCTGGTGGGGGAATTGGTGTCTGGAGACCACGAGCAAGACCCGGGCTTCGTGCCTGCCTTCCTGGCCACCCACAGGGCCTTTGTATCCACTGCCCGAGTGCTGGGCCTTCTCCTGccaccaccgccacccccccTGCCTCCAGG GACAGAGATCaagaagacagaggcaggaggTCTGCCCGTCAACAAGAACTTAAG GGCTGTGGTGTCCGTGCTGGGCTCCTGGCTGCGGGATCACCCTCAGGATTTCCGGGCTCCCCCTGCCCACTCGGACCTAGGCAGCGTCTGCACCTTTCTGGGCTGGGCGGCCCCAGCAGGGCGCGAGGCCCGGGAGGCAGAGAAGCTACTGGGAGATTTCCTGGAAGAGGACGAGCGAAAGCAGGAAGACGAGGAGCAGCCTGAGGCGTGGACAG TACCTCCTGGAGCTACCCAGACCCCACGCCCAGACTCCCCAGAAGGCtgctgggaagaggaggaagcagtgGCGCGGGAAGGCCCTGAGCTCCTAGACTTCAGTGTAGACGAAGTGGCCGAGCAGCTGACCCTGATGGATGTG GAGCTCTTTTCTCGGGTGCGGCCCTGCGAGTGCCTGGGCTCCGTGTGGTCACAGCGAGACCGTCCAGGGGCCGCAGGCACTGCCCCCACTGTGCGAGCCACTGTGACCCAGTTCAACATGGTGATCGGTTGCGTGCTGGGCTCCGTGCTCGGAGCGCAGGGCCTGGCCGCCCCACAGAGGGCGCAGCGGCTGGAGAAGTGGATCCGCATCGCCCAG CGCTGCCGCGAACTGCGGAACTTCTCCTCCCTGCGCGCCATACTGTCAGCCCTGCAGTCTAACCCCATCTACCGCCTCAAGCGGAGCTGGGGCGCCGTTAGCCG GGAACGGTTATCCACTTTCAGAAAACTCTCGCAGATTTTCTCCGATGAGAACAACCACCTCAGCAGTAGAGAGATTCTTTCCCAG gagGAGGCCACCGAGGGCCCCCAAGAGGAGGACCCCCTCCCAGGAAGCCTGCCCCCA AAACTGCCCCCAGGCCCTGTCCCTTACCTTGGCACCTTTCTCACGGACCTGGTTATGCTGGACACAGCCCTGCCGGACATGCTGGAG GGGGATCTCATCAACtttgagaagaggaggaag GAGTGGGAGATCCTGGCCCACATCCAGCAGCTGCAGAAGCGCTGTCGGAACTATTGCCTGAGTCCCCACACACCCATCCTGGTGGCCCTGCGTGCCCAGCGCCAGCTCAGCGAGGAGCAGAG CTACCATGTCTCCCGTGTCATTGAGCCGCcagctgcctcctgccccagctccccaCGCATCCGACGGCGCCTCAGCCTCACCAAGCGCCTCAGTGC AAAGCTGTCCCGAGAGAAGGGCTCATCCCCTGGTGGGAGTCCTGGGGACCCCTCGTCCCCCGCCTCCAG TCTTTCCCCAGGGTCCCCGCCATCTAGTCCTAGAACCAGAGACCCTCCTCCTGGCAGTCCCCCGGCCTCTCCAGGGCCCCAGAGCCCCACCACCAAG CTGCCCCTGAGTCCGGACCTGGCAGGCCCCCGGCCCTTGGCTTTGCCTCTGAGCAGCTCTCACATCTCCTTACCGGGGCAGCAGGGATCAGAGGCTCGAGTCATCCGCGTCAGCATTGACAATGACCACGGGAACCTGTATCGGAGCATCTTG CTCACCAGTCAGGACAAGGCCCCCAGCGTGGTGCAGCGAGCCCTGCAAAAGCACAATGTGGCCGAGCCCTGGGCCCGTGACTACCAGCTTTTCCAAGTCCTTCCGGGGGACAGGG AGCTGCCGATTCCTGACAACGCCAATGTCTTCTATGCAATGAGTCCAGCCGCCCCTAGAGACTTTGTGCTGCGGCGGAAGGAGGGGGCCCGGCACACACCTACCATCTCCTCGACCTGA
- the EPOR gene encoding LOW QUALITY PROTEIN: erythropoietin receptor (The sequence of the model RefSeq protein was modified relative to this genomic sequence to represent the inferred CDS: inserted 1 base in 1 codon): protein MGHLWAPLWPGVGSLCLLLAGAAWAPPPNPLDPKFESKAALLAARGPEELLCFTERLEDLVCFWEEAASAGVGPDNYSFFYQLEGEPWKPCSLHQAPTARGAVRFWCSLPTADASSFVPLELRVTAVSSGAPRYHRIIHINEVVLLDPPAGLLARRADEGGHVVLRWLPPPGAPVASLIRYEVNISSGNVAGGAQKVEILDGRTECALSNLRGRTRYTFMVRARMAEPSFGGFWSAWSEPASLLTASDLDPLILTLSLILVLILLLLAVLALLSHRRTLKQKIWPGIPSPESEFEGLFTTHKGNFQLWLYQNEGCLWWSPCTPFAEDPPSPLEVLSERCWGATQAAEPGAEEGPLLEPLGSEHTQDTYLVLDKWLLPRNPPSEDLPRPDGSLDMVAMDKGSEASSCSSALSLKPGPEGALGASFEYTILDPSSQLLRPRALXPELPPTPPHIKYLYLMVSDSGISTDYSSGGSQEAQGDSSTGPYLNPYENSLIPATEPSPPSYVACS, encoded by the exons ATGGGTCACCTCTGGGCGCCCCTCTGGCCTGGAGtcggctctctctgtctcttgctcgcTGGGGCCGCCTGGgctcccccacccaaccccctgGACCCCAAGTTCGAAAGTAAAG CGGCTCTGCTGGCTGCCCGCGGGCCCGAAGAGCTTCTGTGCTTCACCGAACGGTTGGAGGACCTGGTGTGCTTCTGGGAGGAAGCGGCAAGCGCCGGGGTCGGCCCCGACAACTACAGCTTCTTCTACCAGCTCGA GGGCGAACCGTGGAAGCCATGCAGCCTGCACCAGGCGCCCACGGCTCGCGGCGCTGTGCGTTTCTGGTGCTCGCTGCCTACGGCCGACGCGTCGAGCTTTGTGCCCTTAGAGCTGCGCGTCACAGCCGTATCCTCGGGCGCTCCACGCTATCACCGTATCATCCACATCAACGAAGTGG TGCTCCTGGACCCCCCCGCGGGGCTGCTGGCGCGGCGGGCCGACGAGGGCGGCCACGTGGTACTGCGTTGGCTCCCGCCTCCTGGAGCCCCCGTCGCAAGCCTGATCCGCTACGAAGTGAACATCTCCTCAGGCAACGTCGCAGGGGGCGCTCAGAAG gtggAGATCCTGGATGGCCGCACTGAGTGCGCGCTGAGCAACCTTCGCGGCCGAACGCGCTACACTTTTATGGTTCGCGCGCGTATGGCTGAGCCGAGCTTCGGTGGCTTCTGGAGCGCCTGGTCCGAGCCTGCGTCGCTGCTGACAGCTAGTG ACTTGGACCCTCTCATCCTGACGCTCTCACTCATCCTCGTGCTCATCCTGCTGCTGCTGGCCGTGCTCGCCCTGCTTTCCCACCGCCG GACTCTGAAGCAGAAGATCTGGCCTGGTATCCCAAGCCCTGAGAGTGAGTTTGAGGGCCTCTTTACCACCCACAAGGGTAACTTCCAG CTGTGGCTGTACCAGAATGAGGGCTGTCTTTGGTGGAGCCCCTGCACTCCCTTTGCAgaggaccccccctcccccctggaaGTCCTCTCTGAGCGTTGCTGGGGGGCTACCCAGGCAGCGGAGccgggggcagaggaggggccccTGCTGGAGCCGCTGGGCAGTGAACATACCCAAGACACCTACCTAGTGCTGGACAAGTGGTTGCTGCCCCGGAACCCACCCAGCGAGGATCTCCCGCGGCCTGATGGCAGTTTGGACATGGTAGCCATGGATAAAGGCTCAGAAGCCTCCTCCTGCTCATCTGCCTTGTCCCTGAAGCCTGGGCCAGAGGGGGCCTTGGGTGCCAGCTTTGAGTACACGATCCTGgatcccagctcccagctcttgCGCCCAAGAGCAC CCCCtgagctgccccccaccccaccccacataaAGTACCTGTACCTCATGGTGTCTGACTCTGGCATCTCAACTGACTACAGCTCAGGGGGCTCCCAGGAAGCCCAGGGGGACTCATCCACTGGCCCCTACTTGAACCCTTATGAGAACAGCCTCATCCCAGCCACTGAGCCTTCGCCCCCCAGCTATGTGGCCTGTTCCTAG
- the SWSAP1 gene encoding ATPase SWSAP1, translated as MAETLRRVLNLGTSARSGVEDTAEAGPPLLLLGGPGSGKTALLFAAALEAAGEGRGPVLFLTRRPLQSLPRGTGAALDPLRLQKVRFQYPPSTHELLQLLCSAHEARGPAPSLLLLDGLEEYLVEDQGPQDAAYLAALLLDTAAHFSHQTGPGQGCGLIVALQTQEEGVSGDALQVSLLQRYFPAQCWLQAETPGPGQHRLRACLDPGGLGPRAEWCVAFRPNGEMTITPWPTQAGNLSLDKGSSSGGQP; from the exons ATGGCGGAGACGCTGAGGCGGGTGCTAAACCTAGGCACCTCAGCAAGGTCCGGGGTGGAGGATACAGCTGAGGCTGGACCGCCTTTGCTGCTGCTCGGCGGCCCAGGGTCTGGAAAGACAGCGCTGCTATTCGCGGCGGCCCTGGAAGCGGCAGGAGAGGGCCGAGGCCCCGTCCTCTTTCTGACTCGAAGGCCTCTTCAAAGCCTGCCCCGCGGGACTGGCGCAGCACTCGACCCCCTGCGGCTACAG AAGGTCCGCTTCCAGTACCCACCCTCAACCCACGAACTCCTTCAGCTTCTGTGCTCTGCCCATGAGGCCCGCggtccagccccctccctgctgctACTGGATGGCCTCGAGGAGTACCTAGTGGAAGACCAGGGACCCCAGGACGCCGCCTACCTGGCTGCGCTGCTTCTGGACACAGCTGCCCACTTCAGCCACCAGACTGGGCCTGGCCAGGGCTGTGGGCTCATTGTGGCCCTACAGACCCAGGAGGAGGGAGTCAGTGGGGATGCCCTGCAGGTGTCACTGCTCCAGCGGTATTTCCCTGCCCAGTGCTGGCTGCAGGCAGAGACGCCAGGCCCAGGACAGCACCGCCTCCGAGCCTGCCTGGATCCAGGTGGGCTGGGGCCTAGGGCAGAGTGGTGCGTGGCTTTCCGACCAAATGGAGAGATGACAATCACCCCGTGGCCTACCCAGGCTGGCAACCTCAGCTTAGACAAAGGTTCAAGCTCTGGAGGCCAGCCTTGA
- the ODAD3 gene encoding outer dynein arm-docking complex subunit 3 isoform X1 produces the protein MTSPLCWGASTNVLHAQDQASTSSKVKRSPTRAKHRHPQGKGAAHAWLPLLSKAGPLYTGGGTSTVNAQVAELQKKIQVLEGDRKAFYESTQWTIKKNQKTIAQLHEETRTLRLHLADLLQGDEKMVQALIREWKSEKPYLKNRTGQQALEYLEHQLREKVKQLDALRHQVGLQQKLLDELCLQYSLRELERAEARSGNTEVAKTLRNLENRLEKARMKAEEAEHITRVYLQLKAHLQEESLHLENRLKFMEAEVVKTKRQLEELQVVDQEASKARDMAKYQLQRLEESVFRERKKRECHISECKKRAEERKLQNQRLERKTQREHVLLQSEDLTQERLRAKEETLKQRWSMYQMEVLFGKVKDAAGVADTHAVVRRFLAQGDTFTHLEALKSKNKQRLLTLKQEKQRLQQEFEGLKYSGEATLVSEQKLQAELQERLEAEEQRRTEAQDKLEHTIQSMQMTREGLEHLAGKMKRISVDAGRFARKVLDPKADDYLPALLGVVEEKLLKLQAQLESQDVAAMLHHLANREFYSILEGRLPRYNTRIALPLASRKDKFFDDDESEDEESNVAARAALKFRSQKLIESRSKKRSRSRKS, from the exons ATGACGTCTCCCCTGTGCTGGGGTGCGTCAACCAACGTCCTGCATGCTCAGGACCAGGCTTCGACCTCCTCCAAAGTCAAGAGAAGTCCGACTCGGGCCAAGCACCGCCACCCCCAAGGCAAGGGCGCTGCCCACGCCTGGCTCCCACTCCTTTCCAAGGCGGGACCCCTCTACACCGGCGGGGGGACGTCCACTGTGAACGCGCAGGTGGCAGAGTTACAAAAGAAGATACAAGTGTTAG AGGGTGACCGGAAGGCCTTTTATGAGAGCACCCAGTGGACCATCAAGAAAAATCAGAAGACCATCGCCCAGCTCCACGAGGAGACCAGGACGCTGCGCCTGCATTTGGCGGACCTGCTCCAG GGAGATGAGAAAATGGTCCAGGCATTGATTCGGGAGTGGAAGTCAGAGAAGCCATACCTGAAGAACAGGACAGGCCAG caggcCCTGGAGTACCTGGAGCACCAGCTGAGAGAGAAGGTGAAGCAGCTGGACGCCCTGCGGCACCAGGTGGGTTTGCAGCAGAAGTTGCTGGATGAGCTCTGTCTGCAGTACAGCCTACGCGAGCTGGAGCGGGCAGAGGCGCGAAGTGGCAACACGGAGGTGGCCAAG ACCTTGCGGAACCTGGAGAACCGCCTGGAGAAGGCCCGGATGAAGGCGGAAGAGGCCGAACACATCACCAGAGTATACCTGCAGCTCAAGGCCCATCTCCAG gaggaGAGCCTTCACTTGGAAAACCGGCTGAAATTCATGGAGGCCGAGGTGGTGAAGACAAAACGTCAACTAGAAGAACTGCAGGTGGTGGACCAGGAGGCGTCCAAAGCCCGGGACATGGCCAAG TATCAGCTGCAGCGTTTGGAGGAGTCCGTGTTCCGAGAGCGCAAGAAGCGTGAGTGCCACATATCCGAGTGCAAGAAGCGCGCGGAGGAGAGGAAGCTGCAGAACCAACGCTTGGAGCGCAAG ACCCAGCGCGAGCACGTGCTGCTGCAGTCCGAAGATCTGACCCAGGAAAGACTGCGCGCCAAGGAGGAGACGCTGAAGCAGCGCTGGAGCATGTACCAGATGGAGGTGCTTTTCGGCAAGGTCAAGGACGCCGCCGGCGTGGCCGATACCCAC GCGGTGGTGAGGCGGTTCCTGGCACAGGGCGACACCTTCACGCATTTGGAGGCGCTCAAGAGCAAGAACAAGCAGAGGCTGCTGACGCTGAAGCAAGAGAAGCAGCGGTTGCAGCAAGAGTTCGAAGGCCTTAAGTACTCGGGGGAGGCCACGCTGGTGAG CGAGCAGAAGCTGCAGGCTGAGTTGCAGGAGCGCCTGGAGGCTGAAGAGCAGCGGCGCACCGAGGCCCAGGATAAGCTGGAacacacaattcagtccatgCAGATGACCAGGGAAGGCCTTGAACACCTGGCGGGCAAAATGAAACGCATCTCCGTG GACGCCGGCAGGTTCGCCAGAAAGGTGCTGGATCCCAAGGCAGATGACTATCTGCCAGCCCTGCTGGGCGTCGTGGAAGAAAAGCTGCTGAAGTTGCAGGCGCAACTCGAGAGCCAGGACGTTGCCGCGATGCTGCACCACCTCGCCAACCGCGAG ttcTACTCCATCCTGGAGGGAAGGCTGCCCCGGTACAACACCCGCATCGCTCTGCCCCTTGCCAGTCGCAAGGACAAGTTCTTCG ATGATGATGAGAGTGAGGATGAAGAGAGCAACGTGGCGGCCCGTGCGGCGCTGAAGTTCCGTTCCCAGAAATTAATTGAATCCCGCAGCAAGAAGCGCAGTCGTTCGAGGAAGTCCTAG